One segment of Oreochromis niloticus isolate F11D_XX linkage group LG8, O_niloticus_UMD_NMBU, whole genome shotgun sequence DNA contains the following:
- the kctd2 gene encoding BTB/POZ domain-containing protein KCTD2 isoform X1 produces MAELHVVEPSGAGTIEQPEHRDIRGSVRLASPTLMVPPRSSQLSPGGVSGCSGGGRSVFGFPVKSNPSSPSEPVDKPGSRWVRLNVGGTYFITTKQTLCRDPKSFLFRLCQEDPDLDSDKDDTGAYLIDRDPTYFGPILNYLRHGKLIMDKNLAEEGVLEEAEFYNIASLVRLVKERIRDNENRTSQGPVKHVYRVLQCQEEELTQMVSTMSDGWKFEQLISIGSSYNYGNEDQAEFLCVVSRELNNSTNGIVIEPTEKAKILQERGSRM; encoded by the exons ATGGCTGAGTTGCATGTTGTGGAACCGAGCGGTGCTGGCACCATAGAGCAGCCCGAGCACCGCGACATCCGGGGCTCGGTGCGTCTGGCGTCGCCCACACTCATGGTTCCGCCGCGAAGCAGCCAGCTCAGCCCGGGCGGGGTGTCAGGCTGCAGCGGCGGCGGGAGGTCGGTGTTCGGGTTCCCGGTGAAGAGCAATCCCAGCTCCCCGTCCGAGCCAGTGGACAAGCCGGGCTCACGCTGGGTCCGGCTTAACGTCGGTGGTACCTACTTCATTACCACCAAACAGACGCTGTGCAGGGACCCCAAATCTTTCCTGTTCCGCCTGTGTCAGGAAGACCCGGACCTGGACTCTGACAAG GACGATACAGGAGCCTATCTAATCGACAGAGACCCCACGTACTTTGGCCCTATCTTGAATTACCTTCGGCATGGAAAACTGATTATGGATAAGAATCTGGCAGAAGAAg GCGTTCTGGAGGAAGCTGAGTTCTACAACATTGCTTCCCTGGTGAGGCTGGTGAAAGAGAGGATACGGGACAACGAGAACCGGACATCTCAG GGCCCTGTGAAGCATGTGTATCGAGTACTACAGTGCCAAGAGGAGGAACTCACGCAGATGGTCTCAACCATGTCGGACGGTTGGAAGTTTGAGCAG CTTATAAGCATCGGCTCCTCGTATAACTATGGCAATGAGGACCAGGCTGAATTTCTATGCGTAGTTTCCCGGGAACTCAACAACTCCACTAACGGCATTGTCATTGAGCCCACTGAGAAGGCCAAG ATCCTTCAGGAGCGAGGCTCGCGGATGTGA
- the kctd2 gene encoding BTB/POZ domain-containing protein KCTD2 isoform X2 translates to MAELHVVEPSGAGTIEQPEHRDIRGSVRLASPTLMVPPRSSQLSPGGVSGCSGGGRSVFGFPVKSNPSSPSEPVDKPGSRWVRLNVGGTYFITTKQTLCRDPKSFLFRLCQEDPDLDSDKDDTGAYLIDRDPTYFGPILNYLRHGKLIMDKNLAEEGVLEEAEFYNIASLVRLVKERIRDNENRTSQGPVKHVYRVLQCQEEELTQMVSTMSDGWKFEQLISIGSSYNYGNEDQAEFLCVVSRELNNSTNGIVIEPTEKAKV, encoded by the exons ATGGCTGAGTTGCATGTTGTGGAACCGAGCGGTGCTGGCACCATAGAGCAGCCCGAGCACCGCGACATCCGGGGCTCGGTGCGTCTGGCGTCGCCCACACTCATGGTTCCGCCGCGAAGCAGCCAGCTCAGCCCGGGCGGGGTGTCAGGCTGCAGCGGCGGCGGGAGGTCGGTGTTCGGGTTCCCGGTGAAGAGCAATCCCAGCTCCCCGTCCGAGCCAGTGGACAAGCCGGGCTCACGCTGGGTCCGGCTTAACGTCGGTGGTACCTACTTCATTACCACCAAACAGACGCTGTGCAGGGACCCCAAATCTTTCCTGTTCCGCCTGTGTCAGGAAGACCCGGACCTGGACTCTGACAAG GACGATACAGGAGCCTATCTAATCGACAGAGACCCCACGTACTTTGGCCCTATCTTGAATTACCTTCGGCATGGAAAACTGATTATGGATAAGAATCTGGCAGAAGAAg GCGTTCTGGAGGAAGCTGAGTTCTACAACATTGCTTCCCTGGTGAGGCTGGTGAAAGAGAGGATACGGGACAACGAGAACCGGACATCTCAG GGCCCTGTGAAGCATGTGTATCGAGTACTACAGTGCCAAGAGGAGGAACTCACGCAGATGGTCTCAACCATGTCGGACGGTTGGAAGTTTGAGCAG CTTATAAGCATCGGCTCCTCGTATAACTATGGCAATGAGGACCAGGCTGAATTTCTATGCGTAGTTTCCCGGGAACTCAACAACTCCACTAACGGCATTGTCATTGAGCCCACTGAGAAGGCCAAG